A single window of Deinococcus aquaedulcis DNA harbors:
- the hemC gene encoding hydroxymethylbilane synthase encodes MRMVTVGTRGSTLALAQTHWVVARLKEEWPDTDFRIQTISTGGDRNRGSLEAMAQKGDKGFWVKEIEDALLGGRIDIAVHSLKDLPTEQPDGLEVSAIPRRVDARDVLIGKEGMKKLAELPQGARVGTSSVRRKAFLRAYRPDLQIVNLRGNIDTRLAALAGDEYDAIILAAAGLIRTEMRHRIDEFLEPDILLPAPGQGALALETRADDDLSIEVAYAIHDHTTDDRITAEREFLAGLGAGCMAPVGAHATVKGGVLTLEGWVGALDGTKVIRGTTQGDPGECADLGAELAADMLNQGAQALIDAARE; translated from the coding sequence ATGCGGATGGTGACGGTAGGCACGCGCGGCTCGACTCTGGCGCTCGCACAGACCCACTGGGTGGTGGCCCGGCTGAAAGAGGAATGGCCCGACACGGACTTCCGCATCCAGACGATCAGCACCGGCGGCGACCGCAACCGGGGCAGCCTGGAAGCCATGGCCCAGAAGGGCGACAAGGGTTTCTGGGTCAAGGAAATCGAAGACGCCCTGCTGGGCGGGCGCATTGATATTGCGGTGCATTCCCTCAAGGACCTGCCCACCGAGCAGCCGGACGGCCTGGAGGTCAGCGCCATTCCCCGCCGCGTGGACGCCCGCGACGTGCTGATCGGCAAGGAAGGCATGAAGAAACTGGCCGAGCTGCCGCAGGGCGCCCGGGTGGGCACCAGCAGCGTGCGGCGCAAGGCGTTCCTGCGCGCCTACCGCCCAGACCTGCAGATCGTGAACCTGCGCGGCAACATTGACACCCGCCTTGCGGCGCTGGCCGGCGACGAGTACGACGCGATCATCCTGGCCGCCGCCGGCCTGATCCGCACCGAGATGCGCCACCGCATTGACGAGTTCCTGGAACCCGACATTCTGCTGCCCGCCCCTGGCCAGGGCGCCCTGGCCCTGGAAACCCGCGCCGACGACGACCTGAGCATTGAGGTCGCCTACGCCATCCACGACCACACCACCGATGACCGCATCACCGCCGAGCGCGAGTTCCTGGCCGGGCTGGGCGCTGGGTGCATGGCCCCGGTGGGCGCGCACGCCACCGTGAAGGGCGGCGTGCTGACCCTGGAAGGCTGGGTGGGCGCGCTGGACGGCACCAAGGTGATTCGCGGCACCACCCAGGGCGACCCCGGCGAGTGCGCCGATCTGGGCGCCGAACTGGCCGCCGACATGCTGAACCAGGGCGCCCAGGCCCTGATTGACGCCGCCCGGGAGTAA